A window of the Acidimicrobiia bacterium genome harbors these coding sequences:
- the folK gene encoding 2-amino-4-hydroxy-6-hydroxymethyldihydropteridine diphosphokinase, whose product MTARAHLALGSNLGDRVANLQAALDGLDATDGIHVVAVSDVYETDPVGPEQPDYLNAVVAIDTQLSARALLGVAQALERAAHRVRGERWGPRTLDVDVLLVGDEQVDEPDLVVPHPRMWERGFVLAPLGDVAPDLVEGRRPAGGWPGVRPTTVRLRLDEGRQSGTR is encoded by the coding sequence GTGACGGCGCGTGCGCATCTCGCGCTCGGCTCGAACCTCGGCGACCGTGTCGCGAACCTGCAGGCTGCGCTCGACGGCCTGGACGCGACGGACGGCATCCACGTCGTCGCGGTCTCGGACGTCTACGAGACGGACCCCGTCGGGCCCGAGCAGCCCGACTACCTGAACGCGGTCGTCGCGATCGACACGCAGCTGAGCGCGCGTGCGCTGCTCGGCGTCGCGCAGGCGCTCGAGCGCGCCGCGCACCGCGTGCGGGGCGAGCGTTGGGGTCCCCGGACGCTGGACGTCGACGTGCTGCTCGTCGGCGACGAGCAGGTCGACGAGCCCGACCTCGTGGTGCCCCACCCCCGGATGTGGGAGCGCGGGTTCGTCCTCGCCCCGCTCGGCGACGTCGCGCCCGACCTCGTCGAAGGCCGCCGGCCCGCGGGCGGCTGGCCCGGCGTCCGCCCGACCACGGTACGATTGCGACTCGACGAGGGCCGTCAGTCCGGCACCCGGTGA